The proteins below come from a single Mugil cephalus isolate CIBA_MC_2020 chromosome 7, CIBA_Mcephalus_1.1, whole genome shotgun sequence genomic window:
- the LOC125010239 gene encoding vimentin A2-like: MSYRSAPHSSYKKMFGGERTAVRSGYSSRQFSSPVRSSRVSFGLSSGQNIYAVKTHRLRSSAAMPRLASENLDFSLSDAINTEFIANRTNEKVQMQSLNDRFANYIDKVRFLEQQNKILLAELEQLRGKGTSRVGDLYEDEMRELRRQVDQLTNEKARVEVHRDNLADDIDRLREKLQDEMSQREEAESNMQSFRQDVDNAALARLDLERKVESLQEEINFLKKLHDEEMLELQNQIQQQHVQVDMEVAKPDLTAALRDVRLQYENLASKNIQESEEWYKSKFADLTEAAARNNEALRVAKQEAIDYRRQVQALTCEVDALKGTNESLERQMREIEESFSVETGGYQDTIGRLEEDIHNMKDEMARHLREYQDLLNVKMALDIEIATYRKLLEGEESRISTPLPNFSSLNLRESMMDSKQHIETSSTKKVLIKTIETRDGQVINESTQNHDDME, from the exons GGTCCGGTCCGGCTACTCCAGCCGCCAGTTCTCCAGCCCGGTGCGTTCCTCCCGGGTATCCTTCGGGCTGTCATCCGGCCAGAACATTTACGCAGTGAAGACCCACAGGCTCCGGAGCAGCGCGGCCATGCCCCGGCTGGCCTCCGAGAACTTGGACTTCTCCCTGTCCGATGCCATAAACACCGAGTTCATCGCGAACCGCACCAACGAGAAGGTGCAGATGCAGTCGCTCAACGACCGCTTCGCCAACTACATCGACAAGGTCCGCTTCCtggagcagcagaacaagatCCTGCTGGCCGAGCTGGAGCAGCTGCGGGGCAAAGGCACGTCCCGGGTCGGAGATCTGTACGAGGACGAGATGCGGGAGCTGAGGCGCCAGGTGGACCAGCTGACCAACGAGAAGGCCCGGGTGGAGGTTCACCGGGATAACCTGGCGGACGACATCGACAGGCTGAGAGAGAA gttgCAGGATGAAATGTCCCAGCGCGAAGAGGCTGAATCAAACATGCAGAGCTTCAGACAG GACGTGGACAATGCTGCGCTCGCCAGACTGGACCTGGAGCGGAAAGTAGAGTCTCTCCAGGAGGAAATCAACTTCCTCAAGAAGCTGCATGATGAG GAAATGCTGGAGCTGCAGAATCAgatccagcagcagcatgtgCAGGTGGACATGGAAGTGGCTAAGCCTGACCTGACAGCTGCTCTGAGGGACGTCCGTCTGCAGTACgaaaacctggcctccaaaaacATCCAGGAGTCAGAGGAATGGTACAAGTCCAAG TTTGCTGACCTCACCGAAGCTGCAGCCAGGAACAACGAGGCTCTAAGAGTGGCCAAGCAGGAGGCCATTGACTACAGACGCCAAGTTCAGGCGCTTACTTGCGAGGTGGACGCCCTGAAAGGAACT AACGAGTCCTTGGAGCGCCAGATGAGGGAGATCGAGGAGAGCTTCTCCGTGGAGACGGGCGGCTACCAGGACACCATCGGCCGCCTGGAGGAGGACATTCACAACATGAAGGACGAGATGGCCCGCCACCTCCGGGAGTACCAGGACCTCCTGAATGTCAAGATGGCGCTGGACATCGAGATTGCCACCTACAGGAAGCTCCTcgaaggagaggagagcag GATCTCCACCCCCCTGCCCAACTTCTCCTCTCTAAACCTGAGAG AATCAATGATGGATTCCAAACAGCACATTGAAACCTCGTCAACCAAGAAAGTTCTCATCAAGACCATCGAGACCAGGGATGGTCAG GTGATCAACGAGTCGACCCAGAACCATGATGACATGGAGTGA